The genomic window AAGCAATGAATAGAAATCAGGGAGGATGCAATGACTATTATAACTGCAACCATGAAAACAAATTACAAATGGCTCTTGCTGCTCCTATCCCTCGTCATGGCCTTCAGCATGGCAACGCCTGTTGTTCAGGCGGAAGACCTGGATTCAACGGGTGAATCAGTCGGGCAGCAGGCTGAAGAAGAGAATGGATCAACGTCAGACGGGCAATCAACCGCGGAGATAGATCCGCAAGGCGATGGAGCAGCAACCAAGCAGGTCCCGGAGCTGACGGAGGAAGCCGTCACGGCGTTTTTGGATGATTTCTTCGCAGCGGAATCGACACAGCCTTATTATGTCGGGGCATCTGTCTCTATAGTCAAAGACGGGGAACTGCTGGTGCAGAAAGGATACGGACATACGGATCTGACTGGGCAGGAGCCGGTGGACCCTGCAAGCACGGTGTTCCGCATAGCGTCTGTGTCCAAGACCTTTACTGCGGCAGCAGCACTGCAGCTGGCGGAGCAAGGGAAGCTGGACTTGCAGGAGGAATTCACTGCCTATTTGGACGGGGTTACCTATGAAAATCCATACGGTACGCCTGTGACCATTGAGCACTTGTTGACGCATACAACCGGGTTTGAAGTCCGTGACCCGAACCCGAGCGACATTCACACAGAGCTTGATCAATATGTGGCAATTGAGGACTTCGTGCGCGAGCATATGCCTCCGGTTGTTCGCGAACCGGGAACATCCTACATGTACGACAATTTTGCTTCCCTTCTGCTAGGCTACGTCGTACAGGAAGCGAGCGGCATGCCGTTCGAGGATTATATGAAACAGTATATGTTTGAGCCGTTAGGCATGGCGAACAGCGGCTATGTGCTCGAGGAAAAACTGGTTGAGAATCTGGCGGCAGGCCACGATATGCTCGGCAACCCGCTTGAAGTGTATACCGTAACGCCGACCGTCATGCCGCACGGCGGCATGATGACCACGGCAGAAGACGTGGGCAAATTTATGATCGCCTTGCAGAATGGCGGAATGGCGGAGGGCGGACGCATTCTGTCCGAGGAATCGGTCAAGCTGATGGAACAATACCAATCCGCGATTCACCCGCTGCTGCCGGATACGACGTATGGATTTGAAGCGCCGTTCCAACTGCCTGGAGCCGGAAGCCATCCCGGCATCATTACGAAAGCGGGCGACTTGAACGGTTACAGCTCCTATCTGTTCCTGATCCCGGAGGAGAATGTCGGTGTATTTCTGACCTATAACCAAATGGGTGTGCTGCGGAATTTGTTTTATCCGCAATTTATTTCGACCTTTTACCCTGAATATGCCGCACCCGCCTCGCTGGATGAAAACTTCAGGCCGATGACAGCAGAACAACTCGAGAAGTTCAGCGGATTGTATGCTGACCTGCGGTTGGATGTCTTTGTCTCCACGGTGGAGGTCAACGGCTCGGGCAGCCTGCTCATTTCGGACGCGCTGCTTGGCCCGCGCGAGCTTACCCAAGTGGATGATGCTTTATTTGTCGATGCATTAACGAATCAATTCACTGCTTTCCAACTTGACGAGAAGGGTCAAGTACTCTATATGAAGGAGCCATATATCAATCCGCTCGGATATGCGGCCAAGGGCAAAGAACCGGCCGGATTCATCGATGTCGGAAATTCCGATCCGTTCGCCCCGTTTATTCACGGGCTGCAATCGCTCGGTCACTATGACAACAGCGGAGCCGCGGCTTTTGAGCCGGAACGGTCGGTAACACGCGCTGAATACGTAGAGCGGATGATGGTCGTCAGCAATGTGAAGGGAAGCAAGGCCGAGGCCTACGCTTTCACAGATATTGCGGGCCATCCGGCAGCCCCGTATATCCAGGCCGCCTATGAGATGGGACTTGTCGCTGGAGACGGGCAGGGCCTGTTTGAGCCGGATCGGATCATCACGAGGCAGGAAGCTGCTGTTTTGATTTGGAACTCGTTGAAGCTGCAGTATCCTGAAGAGTTGTTTGCGGATGTGCAAATTGCCGATGACATCAGCGAATGGGCCCAGCCTGCAGTACGGATGATTGTGGCGCTCGGCCTGTACGGTCCTGAGGTGCAGATCGATGCGGATGGCACAGTGCATTATCTTGCGCTAAATCCGCTAACCCGTCAGGAGGAAGCGGCTATTCTGTATAAGCTGCTCACCCAGCCGACCGATGTGATTGTGTCGCAACTGCTGGCGGCCCAAGCGGGGGAAGCGCAGTAAATGAATAAGCCTGTGAAGACCGACAGCCCAGAATGAAATACAGCGAATGCAGGAACCTTGCTCATGGAGCGAGGTTCTTTGCGTTATTGTGGAAGTATCGAAAATTCGAGTATATAAAGCGAGGAAATCATGAGACTATTCATAGATATATTCACTTTTTTTGTAGGACCTACCTTACTAGCATACCTGCTGATTAGGCTAAGTCTGATTAAATGGTTTAAGGTGAGAGTCGTCAAGGATGCACTCATCCTGTTATTTGTCGCATATGTAGCGTTTGTTTTATTTATCGTCTGGTTTGACCGCTCTATTCCTACTGATTATTTACTATTTAATCTGGTCCCTTTTTATACGCTGTACGAATACTTCAGTAGAGGATTTAATCATATAGCGGTCGTAAATATCTTAGGCAATTTGATCATGACCCTGCCTTTTGGCATGTTTGCGTATTTTAAAATTAACGTGATACCGAAGTTGAATATATTCTGGTATTCGCTTTGTATTCCAATCATCATTGAACTGGGGCAGCTTGTCATTTACATGTCCGGATATGGCATGAGATCGGTAGATATTGATGATATCATACTCAATTCGGCAGGCATTCTGATCGGATACTTCATAGTAAATAGTTGTTTTAAACGATTTCACTGGAACCAAGAAAGGATACTTAGATGGATTTACTAAATGCTAACTTTATTACCAAAAAATATAGTTCGGCTAGCACACAAGCAGAATTGCAATCGTTATCTTATAAGTTCAAAAAGGGTAATATCTATGTGATAAAGGGGAAGAGCGGTTCGGGCAAATCGACATTGCTCAATATCCTGGGCGGAATGGATAAACCGACTTCAGGCAGTGTTTATTATAAGGGAAGATCATTCTACGAGCTGTCGGATAAGGAGCAGTCCATTATTCGAAATAAGGAATTTGGTTTTATATTTCAGTCCTTTAACCTAATTCCAGAATTAACAGTGCAAGATAATATACATATTCCAAAGTACTTCAATAAGGACTTACAAATAAGCAGTTCAAGTGTAGAAGACTTGTCGCACGAACTTGGGATCTATTCGATATTGCATAAGAAGCCACCACAGTTATCAGGCGGTGAACAGCAGAGAGTGGCTATAGCCAGAGCACTGATTACCAACCCCGAAATTATATTTGCTGATGAACCTACCGGGAATTTAGATCTTGCCAATACTACAAAGATTGCAGATCTTCTGGTTTATTTAGTTGCAAGCAGGAACAGCACACTAATTCTTGTGACGCATGAACAAAATTTGATAAAGCATCCGCATATAGAGTTGACATTACAAGATGGAGTTTTGAAAGCAGATGAAGCCAATGTTTAGTCTCGCTATGCGATTGCTGTACGCTAGGAAAAAATGGATGGTATCCATTGCCGCGATTTTTGCAATCGTCATTTCGTCAGTCGTATCAATATTTACTTCGACTGAAACTATCAAAATAAGTATTCAGCACCAAGCATTCCAACGATACGGTGAGTTTTCAGGAATGCTGTACAACATACCGAATGGAGAATTTCATTTATCTGCTGGACACAAGTACGCAGAGTATAAATTGTTTGATAAAATACGGTTTTCTAATAACTTGAATGTGAATATTGGATGGGCAAGTGCAGATTATTTTGAAATGGGTCATATTTCACTGCTCTCAGGCGATTATCCAAGTGAGGCTAATGAAGTAGCCATTGAATCTTACTATCTGGAACAAATAAGTCCGTCTTGGAAGATTGGACAGACACAAGAAGTGCATTTAGGAAATGAAACATTTCATTATAAGTTAGTAGGTATTATTGAAAATTATTCGTCCAGGTGGACATCGGTCGATTCAAATTATCCGAACATTTTTCTTGCAAATTTTGAATCAGCTGAGAGCCATTATTTGATTGGCTATAACAGGAATTCGAGTTTTGAAAAAAATCTGAAATCAATACAAAAAATAATAAGTGATATCGGCGGCCATGGATATATAAATGAAAGACTCTTTTATGTAGGATTGAATGATTTAGTAAATATAAGTGTCATTACCTTCGCGGTAAAGCTAGCTATTTTGGTCGTCGCCTCCCTATCTATATTCACTACATTCTCTTTCTTTACTGTGAATCAAGGCTCCAAATTAGCAGTATGTAAAGCGCTGGGTTGTACAAATAAGAAGCTGTACACGATTATAGCTTTACAAACCATATCTATTTACATGTTGGGTACTGTCCTTTCCATACCGATCGTATATGTCTTGAACAAAATAATCATCGGTAGGACATATGGGCAAATCGGTATTCCTGAGGGCGTGTTTGGCTCAATCATTGGAACTGCACTTCTATGGTTAACTATACTTCTAATCATTGTGCTCTGTTTGTCCTATTATTCTGCAAAAGGCATCATGTCAGGAAACATCAGCAGGTTCTTAAAAGGTGAAGTAAACTCAGGATCTGATTCCGGTTATTTTGATAAGAATATAGACAACTATAATCTCAAGCTTCTACTTATCCAGATTCAATCCTTTCCTAAGCATGCGATTTTTTGTGTCTTGACCTTAACTTTATCGATTATCGTTGTTTTGTTCTCAACAACTATAGCTAAAGAATCCACGGGTCTGTGGACTACAGATATTGATTATTACTTGACGTCACAAGAATCAATTCAAAGTACCCGATATGGTAATCATACAGTAGTGCTGTCAAAGGGTTTAACCTTTTCACCCAGCGATGTTAAGGAGGTTGAACAGCTTGAAGGCATTCGCCATGTTGAGAAAATCCCATATATGTTTGATGTACAGAGTAGAATCAGTACAGGCTTATTAACGCCGAGCATTAAAAAATGGGTTGATTCATCTGATGTGGATACAATCACAAATACAGCGTTACTTAGAAATATCCACTATCGATTAGATGATTTGAAAGATACCAATAGCGATAATCCTCAAGAAAATATTGTACGCCTCCATATTCCGGGCATCCAACCCGATGAGGAAGTACGGTTGCATGGTAAGTCAATTACGCTTTCAAAAGCGGTGAAAAACGAGGATGAATACGAGATAAAGGAATGGGATTTCATTATTGAGGAAGTAATGGACGATTATGAAGCAGGTGAGCATCAGGCAGCACTAAAGAAAGGTATAACTATTGTTTTAGATGAGAAATATGCAATAGAGAATGAAATTACGCTAGGGTATCAAGATATTTTTATCTATACGGATGATAGTTTAGACAAAGAGATACATGCCAACATTTACAATAAGGTGTATGCATTATCAGAAGGTATACCAGGAAGTTTGTTCCAGTATATACCTGACCTTTCTTACGATGGTTCTAGGATAATCGAATTATTGATTTTTTTGGGCAGACTGAGCTTTTTTATTTCACTGGTACTTTCAGTTGCCAGTATATATGCAGTGATAACAGGCAAGTTTCATATTAGAAGAAGGTACTGGGGGATATGCAGATCTTTGGGCATGAGTTTGAACAAAGTTTATTTGCTGATGCTTTATGAAGTGGTTCTTTATTTTGTGCTGGCGTCCCTGTTGAGCAGTCTAATCTATTATTTATTTTTATTGACTATTCATATATCGTACCCAATTCTAAGTTATGCTTTGCTAACCATTACAACATTGGTTTCGGTATTTGCACTGTTATTGGCAAGTACAATAGCGATGAAATTCAGTCTGGACAGGCATTCCATAGCTTCACTTCTAAAAATAAACGAATGAATGTTGGAATGTGTAAAAAAAACCGCAACCGCGCGCACATCGTACGCAGACGCATTCATCTCTTCGGACGATAGCGCGACGGCTTCAGTATCGGTAGTGTGAGAATCAGGCAAGCTTCTCCCCGAGCCGCTTGACGAGGCGCAGCCAGTTGCCGCGCTGCTGCTCGGAAGAGGAGCTGACCGGCGTAATATCGGTGATGCCGACTGTCTTGATGCCGCAAAAGCCTAATATATTGCGTCTCATAACCAGATGTCCTGCCTGTCGGTAGATGAGCCGATTGTACCATTTCGGCGTATCCGACGTAACGATAAGACGCGCTGTCTTCCCGGTGAGCAGCTTATCCCACAAAGGGGAATTGTCGCGATACCGATAGGCAAAGCCGGGCAGGAAAGTCCGGTCGAAAAATCCCTTCAGGATCGCTGGCATCGTTCCCCACCATGTAGGGTACACGATGACGAGGTGATCGGCCCAGCGTATCCATTCCTGCGCCTGCTTCAAATCTTCCTCCAGCTCCATCCGCTTGCGGTACCCGTACTTCAAGATCGGTTCGAAGGAGAGCTGACTCAAGTCCAAGCACCTCACCTGGGCAGAATTGCTTGACGCTCCCTCGATATAAGCGCGGGATAATGCGCCGCTGAAGCTCTCCGCATCGGGATGTCCGATGATGACAACGATTTTTTTGTTCTTCATGTTCGTTCTCCTCCATTGATGGTCTGAATCGAATAAACAGTAGTGTTAAGAATGCGCTGTTCAGTACATGCCTGCTTTTGTGTTACGATAGGGGCGGGGATAGTTCCAATCATAGCGTTTGCATGGCGGATGCGACATGATGAAACACGCAGAAATAGTAAGGATTCGCGCAAGCGGACGTTTTGCCTTAAGGAGTGGATAGACAGTGCGCTCAGACTATGGTTTTGCCATATCCATGCTGTACCCGCTCAAGAAGTCATTGCTTATGCAGGGCTGCGATTTTGAGCATGTTTGTCGTCAAGTCGGTTTTGATGCGGACAGGCTGCACGATCCGGAGGACCGTATCGATGAAGAGGATTTGATCCGCTTGATGTACGAGGCGGCTGCGCATACACAGGATGACCACTTTGGTCTGCACCAGGGAGCACTGACGGACGTCTCGGACTTGGGCATCCTGGGCTATGTCATGATGCACTCGGCGAACGTCAAGGATGCGCTTCAGTGTTATCGGCGCTATCACGATATATTGTGCAGCGGTTATAACATGGATTGGCAGGTGCAGGGGAATGAGCTGCGCCTTTACTTTCTCCATGTGCATGCAAGCAATATCTCCAGGCATTGTATGGAAGACATGGTGAGCGCCGTATTCCATTTGCTTGGCCGCATGGCTAGCCGTCCTGTTCCGGTACGGGAGCTTCACTTTCGGCACGAGCCTCCTTCGGATGTATCGCCGTATACGAAAATCTTCGGGATCGTCCCGCGTTTTTCCGCCGCACACAATATGCTGCTCGTGGACAAAGAGGTGCTGGATTACCCGATTTTGTATGCAGATGCACGACTGCGCCGCACGTTCGAACCGATGGCGGAATCTATGCTGGAGCAGCTTGTTCAGGGCAAGGTATTTACAGATAAGGTGGTTCAACATATGATGGATTGCCTGCCTGCAGCATTCCCGAGTCTGCCAGAGACAGCGCGGGCTTTCGGATTAAGTGCGCGGTCGCTGCAAGCAAGGCTGAAGGAGGAGCAGACGACGTATCAGGAGCTTGCTGCTCAAGTTCGCCGGGAAATAGCGGTCAGCTATTTGCGGAAGCTGGATTACTCCATTGCGGAGATTGCCTACTTGCTTCACTTTTCCGAGCCAAGCTCGTTTTCTATGGCGTTCAAGCGGTGGACCGGACTGACGCCCGGACAATACCGTGATCAATTGCTGCGTCAGACAGGTGCAGGATAGGGCTGTGAGAAGGGGTCATGAGCAGCCAGCGAATTTCGCCAAGAGCGCTCTACCCTCACTTCCGCAATAAGCAAGAGCTGTTTCGCCATGTTTTGGAAGGCGTTCAGCGAGAAGTGGCCGATCAGGTAGAACAGGAAGCGGCAAAGGGAGCGGACGTATGGGAGCAGCTCTTTATGGGCTGCCGCGCCTTTGTGATGGCGGCTGTAACTGAGCATAACAAGCGAATCATGCTGATCGACGGCCCTTCGGTGCTTGGCAGGGAAGCATGGACGAGCGGCACTCGATGCGCTTGCTGCGCAGTCAGCTGGAACTTATGCAGCAGGTCGGTGCGCTCAAGGCCGGTTCAGTGGAGGCGATGACGCAGTTTTTGTCCGGCGGGCTGAAGGAAATGACGCTTTGGCATGCGCAGGAATCGGCTCAAGAGGGCCGAAAGATTAGTTTGGAGGAGACCATGGCGGTTATTTCGCTGTTTTTGGAGGGAATTAGACGGCGGGCAAGTGCGGAAAGCCATTCATAAATGCGTGGGCGACAAAAAAAGGCTGCTCCGTCGTTTCAGGCGGAACAGCCTTTTTCAGCATGTTTATCGTGCAGCAGCGATTGATTTCGCCTTATAGAGCCAGGAGCCGAGCAAGAAGGTTGCCGCGCCCCACAGCGCCAAGATGCCGAGTCCGCTCCAGAGCGAAGCTGAGCCGAGTCCTGTTGCGTATACCATGCTTTCCCGCAAATTGTCCACGAAGTAAGTCAAGGGCAGGAAGACGGCAACGGGCTGCAGCCACTCTGGCATCGTCTCTACCGGGAAGAACACGCCGCTCAGGAACATCATGAGGAAGCTGGCAATGTTGGCCATGCCCATGTAGGCTTCCGTCGTCTTGCTGAAGGATGAGAACAGATAGCCCATCGCATTGAAAGACAAGGCGCCGACCAGAAAGACTAGGATGAGACTCGGCAAGTGCAGATGCAAGGTCGCCCCAAATGCCAATACGCCGATAAGCGACAAGACGATAATCTGGACGAGTCCGAATATCATGCGCATCGTCATGTCGCTGAGCCCGAACAAGCTCATCTTGGCGGGAGTCATGCGGAGGCGCTTCAGCAAGCCTTTGCGCCGCATCTCGACCATATCGACCATGCCGAACAAGCCGCCTTGGGCAATCGCCAGCGCGATCATGCCAGTCAGGAGGAAATCTTCATATTTCAAGTTTTCGTTGCCCGAGGAGACCGCTTCAAATTGCAGCTCATACGTTGGCGCGGCGCCAGCGGCTGCCAGGTTGGCTTGTTGCACCAGCTTGTCGAGAATGCCGAAGATCGCCTGGGTCGATACCCCTTGCTCCTGCTCTTTGTTCACAATCAGCTGCAGCGTATGGACATCTTCCGCATTCGGCAGCACGATTGCAGCTGTTACGTCTTTTTCCTTCACCCAATGGTCTGCTTGCTCTTGTGAAACAGGCTCCCCAGACTTGACCTCAAGGGCAGGGATTTGGCTAATTTGCTGAAGCAGTGCTTGCGAGACGGCATTCGGGTTTTCCTCTACTATTGCGACCTCGGCGCTAAAGGAACTATCCGAGCTGCCGCTGAAAATCAGCATGAACAGCACCATCAGAATAATCGGGAAGAAGATGCCCCAAAACCAGGCTTGCTTCTCCCGCAGTGTGATCTTCAGATGCGAGACGAACATCTTGGAAAATTGTCTGGCGTTGTTCAATTCAATCCCTCCATTCCTTGCCTGTGAAGGCGATG from Xylanibacillus composti includes these protein-coding regions:
- a CDS encoding beta-lactamase family protein; the encoded protein is MTIITATMKTNYKWLLLLLSLVMAFSMATPVVQAEDLDSTGESVGQQAEEENGSTSDGQSTAEIDPQGDGAATKQVPELTEEAVTAFLDDFFAAESTQPYYVGASVSIVKDGELLVQKGYGHTDLTGQEPVDPASTVFRIASVSKTFTAAAALQLAEQGKLDLQEEFTAYLDGVTYENPYGTPVTIEHLLTHTTGFEVRDPNPSDIHTELDQYVAIEDFVREHMPPVVREPGTSYMYDNFASLLLGYVVQEASGMPFEDYMKQYMFEPLGMANSGYVLEEKLVENLAAGHDMLGNPLEVYTVTPTVMPHGGMMTTAEDVGKFMIALQNGGMAEGGRILSEESVKLMEQYQSAIHPLLPDTTYGFEAPFQLPGAGSHPGIITKAGDLNGYSSYLFLIPEENVGVFLTYNQMGVLRNLFYPQFISTFYPEYAAPASLDENFRPMTAEQLEKFSGLYADLRLDVFVSTVEVNGSGSLLISDALLGPRELTQVDDALFVDALTNQFTAFQLDEKGQVLYMKEPYINPLGYAAKGKEPAGFIDVGNSDPFAPFIHGLQSLGHYDNSGAAAFEPERSVTRAEYVERMMVVSNVKGSKAEAYAFTDIAGHPAAPYIQAAYEMGLVAGDGQGLFEPDRIITRQEAAVLIWNSLKLQYPEELFADVQIADDISEWAQPAVRMIVALGLYGPEVQIDADGTVHYLALNPLTRQEEAAILYKLLTQPTDVIVSQLLAAQAGEAQ
- a CDS encoding VanZ family protein → MRLFIDIFTFFVGPTLLAYLLIRLSLIKWFKVRVVKDALILLFVAYVAFVLFIVWFDRSIPTDYLLFNLVPFYTLYEYFSRGFNHIAVVNILGNLIMTLPFGMFAYFKINVIPKLNIFWYSLCIPIIIELGQLVIYMSGYGMRSVDIDDIILNSAGILIGYFIVNSCFKRFHWNQERILRWIY
- a CDS encoding ABC transporter ATP-binding protein; the encoded protein is MDLLNANFITKKYSSASTQAELQSLSYKFKKGNIYVIKGKSGSGKSTLLNILGGMDKPTSGSVYYKGRSFYELSDKEQSIIRNKEFGFIFQSFNLIPELTVQDNIHIPKYFNKDLQISSSSVEDLSHELGIYSILHKKPPQLSGGEQQRVAIARALITNPEIIFADEPTGNLDLANTTKIADLLVYLVASRNSTLILVTHEQNLIKHPHIELTLQDGVLKADEANV
- a CDS encoding FtsX-like permease family protein, translated to MKPMFSLAMRLLYARKKWMVSIAAIFAIVISSVVSIFTSTETIKISIQHQAFQRYGEFSGMLYNIPNGEFHLSAGHKYAEYKLFDKIRFSNNLNVNIGWASADYFEMGHISLLSGDYPSEANEVAIESYYLEQISPSWKIGQTQEVHLGNETFHYKLVGIIENYSSRWTSVDSNYPNIFLANFESAESHYLIGYNRNSSFEKNLKSIQKIISDIGGHGYINERLFYVGLNDLVNISVITFAVKLAILVVASLSIFTTFSFFTVNQGSKLAVCKALGCTNKKLYTIIALQTISIYMLGTVLSIPIVYVLNKIIIGRTYGQIGIPEGVFGSIIGTALLWLTILLIIVLCLSYYSAKGIMSGNISRFLKGEVNSGSDSGYFDKNIDNYNLKLLLIQIQSFPKHAIFCVLTLTLSIIVVLFSTTIAKESTGLWTTDIDYYLTSQESIQSTRYGNHTVVLSKGLTFSPSDVKEVEQLEGIRHVEKIPYMFDVQSRISTGLLTPSIKKWVDSSDVDTITNTALLRNIHYRLDDLKDTNSDNPQENIVRLHIPGIQPDEEVRLHGKSITLSKAVKNEDEYEIKEWDFIIEEVMDDYEAGEHQAALKKGITIVLDEKYAIENEITLGYQDIFIYTDDSLDKEIHANIYNKVYALSEGIPGSLFQYIPDLSYDGSRIIELLIFLGRLSFFISLVLSVASIYAVITGKFHIRRRYWGICRSLGMSLNKVYLLMLYEVVLYFVLASLLSSLIYYLFLLTIHISYPILSYALLTITTLVSVFALLLASTIAMKFSLDRHSIASLLKINE
- a CDS encoding NAD(P)H-dependent oxidoreductase, coding for MKNKKIVVIIGHPDAESFSGALSRAYIEGASSNSAQVRCLDLSQLSFEPILKYGYRKRMELEEDLKQAQEWIRWADHLVIVYPTWWGTMPAILKGFFDRTFLPGFAYRYRDNSPLWDKLLTGKTARLIVTSDTPKWYNRLIYRQAGHLVMRRNILGFCGIKTVGITDITPVSSSSEQQRGNWLRLVKRLGEKLA
- a CDS encoding AraC family transcriptional regulator, with protein sequence MRSDYGFAISMLYPLKKSLLMQGCDFEHVCRQVGFDADRLHDPEDRIDEEDLIRLMYEAAAHTQDDHFGLHQGALTDVSDLGILGYVMMHSANVKDALQCYRRYHDILCSGYNMDWQVQGNELRLYFLHVHASNISRHCMEDMVSAVFHLLGRMASRPVPVRELHFRHEPPSDVSPYTKIFGIVPRFSAAHNMLLVDKEVLDYPILYADARLRRTFEPMAESMLEQLVQGKVFTDKVVQHMMDCLPAAFPSLPETARAFGLSARSLQARLKEEQTTYQELAAQVRREIAVSYLRKLDYSIAEIAYLLHFSEPSSFSMAFKRWTGLTPGQYRDQLLRQTGAG
- a CDS encoding ABC transporter permease, which encodes MNNARQFSKMFVSHLKITLREKQAWFWGIFFPIILMVLFMLIFSGSSDSSFSAEVAIVEENPNAVSQALLQQISQIPALEVKSGEPVSQEQADHWVKEKDVTAAIVLPNAEDVHTLQLIVNKEQEQGVSTQAIFGILDKLVQQANLAAAGAAPTYELQFEAVSSGNENLKYEDFLLTGMIALAIAQGGLFGMVDMVEMRRKGLLKRLRMTPAKMSLFGLSDMTMRMIFGLVQIIVLSLIGVLAFGATLHLHLPSLILVFLVGALSFNAMGYLFSSFSKTTEAYMGMANIASFLMMFLSGVFFPVETMPEWLQPVAVFLPLTYFVDNLRESMVYATGLGSASLWSGLGILALWGAATFLLGSWLYKAKSIAAAR